The Streptomyces sp. NBC_01689 genome includes a window with the following:
- the sufD gene encoding Fe-S cluster assembly protein SufD, whose amino-acid sequence MAEAQNSPTLNSVRAGGPPPLGSTTAGQIAVAAESTVATRMSAPPSFDVADFPVPHGREEEWRFTPLERLRGLHDGTAVATGDGVKVDIEAPEGVLVETVGRDDARLGTAGTPVDRVAAQAYSAFEKAGVVTVPKETVLTEPIRIAVHGQGGVAYGHQVVELGAFAEAVVVIDHTGDAVLAANVDFVLGDGAKLTVVSVQDWDDSAVHVGQHNALIGRDATFKSFVVTFGGDVVRLHPRVAYAGTGGEAELFGLYFTDAGQHQEHRLLVDHNTPHCKSNVMYKGALQGDGAHAVWIGDVLIEAKAEGTDTYEMNRNLVLTDGARVDSVPNLEIETGEIVGAGHASATGRFDDEQLFYLMARGIPADEARRLVVRGFFAELVQQIGVDDIEERLLVKIDEELEASV is encoded by the coding sequence ATGGCCGAGGCTCAGAACTCCCCCACCCTCAACTCCGTTCGGGCGGGGGGACCCCCACCGCTGGGTTCCACCACCGCCGGGCAGATCGCGGTGGCCGCCGAGTCGACCGTCGCCACCCGCATGAGCGCGCCCCCGTCCTTCGACGTGGCGGACTTCCCCGTCCCCCACGGCCGTGAGGAGGAATGGCGCTTCACCCCGCTGGAGCGCCTGCGGGGCCTGCACGACGGCACCGCGGTCGCCACCGGCGACGGTGTGAAGGTCGACATCGAGGCGCCCGAGGGCGTCCTCGTGGAGACCGTCGGCCGCGACGACGCCCGGCTGGGCACGGCCGGCACCCCGGTCGACCGCGTCGCCGCCCAGGCGTACTCGGCGTTCGAGAAGGCCGGTGTCGTCACCGTCCCCAAGGAGACGGTGCTCACCGAGCCGATCCGCATCGCCGTGCACGGTCAGGGCGGGGTCGCCTACGGCCACCAGGTCGTCGAGCTCGGAGCCTTCGCCGAGGCCGTCGTGGTCATCGACCACACGGGCGACGCGGTGCTCGCCGCCAACGTCGACTTCGTGCTCGGCGACGGGGCCAAGCTCACCGTCGTCTCCGTCCAGGACTGGGACGACAGCGCCGTGCACGTGGGCCAGCACAACGCCCTCATCGGCCGCGACGCCACCTTCAAGTCGTTCGTGGTCACCTTCGGCGGCGACGTCGTACGCCTGCACCCGCGGGTCGCCTACGCGGGCACCGGCGGCGAGGCCGAGCTGTTCGGCCTGTACTTCACGGACGCCGGGCAGCACCAGGAGCACCGCCTCCTGGTGGACCACAACACCCCGCACTGCAAGTCCAACGTCATGTACAAGGGCGCGCTCCAGGGTGACGGCGCCCACGCGGTGTGGATCGGCGACGTCCTGATCGAGGCCAAGGCCGAGGGCACGGACACCTACGAGATGAACCGCAACCTGGTTCTGACCGACGGCGCCCGCGTCGACTCCGTGCCGAACCTGGAGATCGAGACGGGCGAGATCGTCGGCGCCGGTCACGCCTCCGCCACCGGCCGCTTCGACGACGAGCAGCTCTTCTACCTGATGGCCCGCGGTATCCCGGCCGACGAGGCCCGTCGGCTCGTCGTGCGCGGCTTCTTCGCCGAGCTGGTCCAGCAGATCGGCGTCGACGACATCGAGGAACGGCTTCTCGTGAAGATCGACGAGGAGCTGGAGGCGTCCGTCTGA
- a CDS encoding bifunctional 3-phenylpropionate/cinnamic acid dioxygenase ferredoxin subunit: MSASTTFVRACGLSELEEDTPKRVELDGTPVSVVKTEGEVFAINDICSHANVSLSEGEVEDCQIECWLHGSAFDLRTGKPSGLPATRPVPVYPVKIEGDDVLVSLSQES, from the coding sequence ATGAGCGCCTCGACGACGTTCGTACGCGCCTGTGGGCTGAGCGAGCTGGAGGAGGACACCCCGAAGCGGGTGGAACTCGACGGCACGCCGGTCTCGGTCGTGAAGACCGAGGGGGAGGTGTTCGCGATCAACGACATCTGCTCGCACGCGAACGTCTCGCTCTCCGAGGGCGAGGTGGAGGACTGTCAGATCGAGTGCTGGCTGCACGGCTCCGCGTTCGACCTCCGCACCGGCAAACCGTCCGGCCTTCCCGCGACGCGCCCCGTCCCCGTTTACCCCGTAAAGATCGAAGGGGACGACGTGCTCGTCTCCCTCTCCCAGGAGTCCTGA
- the sufC gene encoding Fe-S cluster assembly ATPase SufC yields the protein MATLEIHDLHVTVEADNATKEILKGVDLTVRQGETHAIMGPNGSGKSTLAYSLAGHPKYTITSGTVTLDGEDVLEMSVDERARAGLFLAMQYPVEIPGVSVSNFLRTSATAVRGEAPKLRTWVKEVKETMERLSMDPSFAERNVNEGFSGGEKKRHEILQLELLKPKIAILDETDSGLDVDALRIVSEGVNRVRETGEVGTLLITHYTRILRYIKPDFVHVFSGGRIVESGGAELADKLENEGYEAYTKGGVSA from the coding sequence ATGGCTACGCTTGAAATCCACGACCTGCACGTCACCGTCGAGGCCGACAACGCCACGAAGGAGATCCTCAAGGGCGTCGACCTCACCGTCCGGCAGGGCGAGACCCACGCCATCATGGGCCCCAACGGCTCTGGCAAGTCGACCCTCGCCTACTCCCTCGCGGGCCACCCGAAGTACACGATCACCAGTGGCACCGTGACCCTCGACGGCGAGGACGTCCTGGAGATGTCCGTCGACGAGCGCGCCCGCGCCGGCCTCTTCCTGGCGATGCAGTACCCGGTCGAGATCCCCGGTGTCTCGGTCTCCAACTTCCTGCGCACCTCCGCCACCGCCGTCCGCGGCGAGGCCCCCAAGCTGCGTACCTGGGTCAAGGAGGTCAAGGAGACCATGGAGCGCCTCTCCATGGACCCCTCCTTCGCCGAGCGCAACGTGAACGAGGGCTTCTCCGGCGGTGAGAAGAAGCGCCACGAGATCCTCCAGCTGGAGCTCCTCAAGCCGAAGATCGCGATCCTCGACGAGACGGACTCCGGCCTGGACGTCGACGCCCTGCGCATCGTGTCCGAGGGCGTGAACCGCGTCCGCGAGACCGGCGAGGTGGGCACCCTGCTCATCACGCACTACACGCGCATCCTGCGCTACATCAAGCCCGACTTCGTCCACGTCTTCTCCGGCGGCCGCATCGTCGAGTCCGGCGGTGCCGAGCTCGCCGACAAGCTGGAGAACGAGGGCTACGAGGCCTACACGAAGGGTGGCGTATCAGCGTGA
- a CDS encoding cysteine desulfurase encodes MTQLPGLLDTEAIRKDFPILDRQVHDGRKLVYLDNAATSQKPRQVLDALSGYYERYNANVHRGVHVLAEEATALYEGARDKVAAFVNAPSRDEVIFTKNASESLNLVANMLGWADEPYRVDHETEIVITEMEHHSNIVPWQLLAQRTGAKLKWFGLTDDGRLDLSNIDEIITEKTKIVSFVLVSNILGTVNPVEAIVRRAQEVGALVCIDASQAAPHMPLDVQALQADFVAFTGHKMCGPTGIGVLWGRQELLEDLPPFLGGGEMIETVSMHSSTYAPAPHKFEAGTPPIAQAIGLGAAIDYLNSIGMDKILAHEHALTEYAVKRLTAVPDLRIIGPTTAEDRGAAISFTLGDIHPHDVGQVLDEQGIAVRVGHHCARPVCLRYGIPATTRASFYLYSTPAEIDALVDGLEHVRNFFG; translated from the coding sequence GTGACGCAGCTGCCGGGCCTCCTCGACACCGAGGCGATCCGCAAGGACTTCCCCATCCTGGACCGACAGGTCCACGACGGCAGGAAGCTCGTGTACCTGGACAACGCGGCGACCTCGCAGAAGCCGCGCCAGGTGCTGGACGCCCTCAGTGGTTACTACGAGCGGTACAACGCCAACGTCCACCGCGGTGTGCATGTGCTCGCCGAGGAGGCCACGGCGCTGTACGAGGGCGCGCGCGACAAGGTCGCCGCGTTCGTCAACGCGCCGAGCCGCGACGAGGTGATCTTCACCAAGAACGCCTCCGAGTCGCTCAACCTCGTGGCCAACATGCTCGGCTGGGCCGACGAGCCCTACCGGGTCGACCACGAGACCGAGATCGTCATCACGGAGATGGAGCACCACTCCAACATCGTCCCCTGGCAGCTGCTCGCGCAGCGCACGGGCGCGAAGCTGAAGTGGTTCGGCCTGACCGACGACGGCCGTCTCGACCTGTCGAACATCGACGAGATCATCACCGAGAAGACGAAGATCGTCTCCTTCGTGCTGGTGTCGAACATCCTGGGCACCGTGAACCCGGTCGAGGCGATAGTGCGCCGCGCCCAGGAGGTCGGCGCGCTGGTCTGCATCGACGCCTCCCAGGCCGCTCCGCACATGCCGCTGGACGTCCAGGCCCTCCAGGCCGACTTCGTGGCCTTCACCGGCCACAAGATGTGCGGCCCGACCGGCATCGGCGTCCTCTGGGGCCGCCAGGAGCTGCTGGAGGACCTGCCCCCGTTCCTGGGCGGCGGCGAGATGATCGAGACGGTGTCGATGCACTCGTCGACCTACGCCCCGGCACCTCACAAGTTCGAGGCGGGCACCCCGCCGATCGCCCAGGCGATCGGTCTCGGCGCGGCCATCGACTACCTGAACTCCATCGGCATGGACAAGATCCTCGCCCACGAGCACGCGCTCACCGAGTACGCGGTGAAGCGGCTCACCGCGGTCCCCGACCTGCGCATCATCGGCCCGACCACGGCCGAGGACCGCGGCGCGGCGATCTCGTTCACGCTGGGTGACATCCACCCGCACGACGTGGGCCAGGTCCTGGACGAGCAGGGCATCGCGGTGCGGGTCGGACATCACTGCGCCCGCCCGGTCTGCCTGCGGTACGGAATTCCTGCGACCACGCGAGCGTCGTTCTACCTGTACTCCACGCCGGCCGAGATCGACGCTCTGGTCGACGGCCTGGAGCACGTCCGGAACTTCTTCGGCTGA
- the sufU gene encoding Fe-S cluster assembly sulfur transfer protein SufU, which yields MKLDSMYQEVILDHYKHPHGRGLRDGDAEVHHVNPTCGDEITLRVKYDGDRIADISYEGQGCSISQASASVLNDLLVGKDVSEAQKVQETFLELMQSKGRIEPDDAMEEVLEDAVAFAGVSKYPARVKCALLSWMAWKDATAQALGESAERKTA from the coding sequence GTGAAGCTGGATTCGATGTACCAGGAAGTCATCCTGGACCACTACAAGCACCCGCACGGGCGGGGCTTGCGGGATGGCGACGCCGAGGTGCACCACGTCAACCCGACGTGCGGTGACGAGATCACGCTGCGCGTGAAGTACGACGGCGACCGGATCGCGGACATCTCGTACGAGGGGCAGGGCTGCTCGATCAGCCAGGCCTCGGCGTCCGTGCTCAACGACCTGCTCGTCGGCAAGGACGTGTCCGAGGCGCAGAAGGTCCAGGAGACGTTCCTGGAGCTGATGCAGTCCAAGGGCCGTATCGAGCCGGACGACGCGATGGAGGAGGTGCTGGAGGACGCGGTCGCGTTCGCCGGTGTCTCCAAGTACCCGGCCCGGGTCAAGTGCGCCCTCCTCAGCTGGATGGCGTGGAAGGACGCGACCGCCCAGGCCCTGGGCGAGAGCGCCGAGAGGAAGACGGCATGA
- a CDS encoding metal-sulfur cluster assembly factor: MSENETLTTKPASEEELREALYDVVDPELGIDVVNLGLIYGIHIDDANIATIDMTLTSAACPLTDVIEDQAKSATDGIVNELRINWVWMPPWGPDKITDDGREQLRALGFNV; encoded by the coding sequence ATGAGCGAGAACGAGACCCTGACGACGAAGCCGGCCTCGGAGGAGGAACTCCGCGAGGCGCTGTACGACGTCGTCGACCCTGAACTGGGCATCGACGTCGTCAACCTCGGCCTGATCTACGGCATCCACATCGACGACGCGAACATCGCGACGATCGACATGACGCTGACGTCCGCGGCCTGCCCGCTCACCGACGTCATCGAGGACCAGGCGAAGTCCGCCACCGACGGCATCGTCAACGAACTGCGCATCAACTGGGTGTGGATGCCGCCGTGGGGCCCGGACAAGATCACGGACGACGGCCGCGAGCAGCTTCGGGCGCTCGGCTTCAACGTCTGA
- a CDS encoding DMT family transporter: MGYLLLAGAIVSEVAATTAMKYSEGFSRLWPSLVTATGYVVAFLLLAQCLKTVQVGTAYAIWAGAGTAVIAAIGMLFLGEALTATKVAGILLIIGGVVVLNLGGTH, from the coding sequence ATGGGATATCTGCTGCTCGCCGGAGCCATCGTCTCCGAGGTGGCCGCCACGACCGCCATGAAGTACAGCGAGGGCTTCAGCAGACTGTGGCCGTCACTGGTGACCGCCACCGGCTACGTGGTCGCCTTCCTCCTGCTGGCCCAGTGCCTCAAGACCGTCCAGGTGGGCACGGCCTACGCGATCTGGGCCGGCGCCGGGACCGCCGTCATCGCCGCGATCGGCATGCTCTTCCTGGGGGAGGCGCTCACCGCCACCAAGGTGGCCGGGATACTGCTGATCATCGGCGGCGTCGTGGTGCTGAACCTGGGCGGGACCCACTGA
- a CDS encoding TetR/AcrR family transcriptional regulator: MATRRYDPERRQRIIDAAIRVVGSKGLAGLSHRSVAAEADVPLGSTTYHFKTLDELMVAALRQTNEGFAEMVAARGALEDPHVDLAGELAGLMGAWLAGDRTGVELEYELYLAALRRPALRPVAAAWVEGLADPLARRTDTVTARALVALVDGICLQVLLTGGSYDETYAREVLSRLIGGSDAQDGVRD; the protein is encoded by the coding sequence ATGGCCACGCGCCGCTACGATCCCGAGCGACGCCAGCGCATCATCGACGCGGCGATCCGGGTCGTCGGCAGCAAGGGCCTCGCCGGACTGAGCCACCGCTCCGTCGCCGCCGAGGCCGATGTACCGCTCGGCTCCACCACGTACCACTTCAAGACCCTCGACGAACTCATGGTCGCGGCCCTGCGCCAGACGAACGAGGGCTTCGCCGAGATGGTCGCCGCGCGCGGCGCGCTGGAGGACCCCCACGTCGACCTCGCGGGCGAACTCGCCGGACTCATGGGCGCGTGGCTCGCCGGAGACCGTACGGGGGTCGAGCTGGAGTACGAGCTGTACCTCGCCGCCCTGCGCCGCCCCGCCCTGCGCCCCGTCGCCGCGGCCTGGGTCGAGGGTCTGGCCGACCCCCTCGCCCGCCGCACCGACACCGTCACGGCCCGGGCGCTCGTGGCCCTGGTGGACGGCATCTGCCTCCAGGTGCTGCTGACCGGAGGGTCGTACGACGAGACGTATGCGCGCGAAGTGCTGAGCCGGCTGATCGGCGGGAGCGACGCCCAGGACGGGGTCCGGGACTGA
- the dapD gene encoding 2,3,4,5-tetrahydropyridine-2,6-dicarboxylate N-succinyltransferase, with the protein MTDTTSTAPRTTGAVAAGLATLTADGTVLDTWFPAPELSTEPGPAGTERLSAERAVELLGEGAAKAIGPDARRGVEVVAVRTVIASLDEKPLDAHDAYLRLHLLSHRLVRPHGQSLDGIFGHLANVAWTSLGPVAVDDIEKVRLNARAEGLHLQVTSVDKFPRMTDYVAPKGVRIADADRVRLGAHLAEGTTVMHEGFVNFNAGTLGTSMVEGRISAGVVVGDGSDIGGGASTMGTLSGGGNVRITIGERCLVGAEAGVGIALGDECVVEAGLYVTAGTRVTMPDGQIVKARELSGASNILFRRNSVTGTVEARPNNAVWDGLNEILHSHN; encoded by the coding sequence ATGACCGACACGACTTCCACCGCTCCGCGCACCACCGGCGCCGTAGCCGCGGGCCTCGCCACCCTCACCGCCGACGGCACCGTTCTCGACACCTGGTTCCCCGCGCCCGAACTGTCCACCGAACCCGGCCCGGCCGGCACCGAGCGGCTGTCCGCCGAACGTGCCGTCGAACTGCTCGGTGAAGGCGCCGCCAAGGCGATCGGGCCCGACGCCCGCCGGGGCGTCGAAGTGGTCGCGGTCCGCACGGTCATCGCCTCGCTGGACGAGAAGCCGCTCGACGCGCACGACGCCTACCTGCGACTGCACCTGCTCTCGCACCGGCTCGTCCGGCCGCACGGGCAGAGCCTGGACGGCATCTTCGGCCACCTCGCCAACGTCGCCTGGACCTCCCTCGGCCCGGTCGCGGTCGACGACATCGAGAAGGTCCGGCTCAACGCCCGCGCCGAGGGGCTGCACCTCCAGGTGACCTCCGTCGACAAGTTCCCGCGCATGACGGATTACGTCGCGCCCAAGGGCGTCCGCATCGCCGACGCCGACCGCGTCCGGCTCGGCGCGCACCTCGCCGAGGGCACCACCGTGATGCACGAGGGCTTCGTGAACTTCAACGCGGGCACCCTCGGCACGTCGATGGTCGAGGGCCGCATCTCGGCAGGTGTCGTGGTCGGTGACGGCTCGGACATCGGCGGGGGCGCCTCCACCATGGGCACCCTGTCCGGCGGCGGCAACGTCCGCATCACCATCGGCGAGCGCTGCCTGGTCGGCGCGGAGGCCGGCGTCGGCATCGCCCTCGGCGACGAGTGCGTGGTCGAGGCGGGCCTGTACGTCACCGCGGGCACCCGCGTGACCATGCCGGACGGACAGATCGTGAAGGCCCGCGAACTCTCCGGCGCGTCCAACATCCTCTTCCGCCGCAACTCGGTCACCGGAACGGTCGAGGCGCGACCGAACAACGCGGTGTGGGACGGCCTGAACGAGATCCTGCACAGCCACAACTGA
- a CDS encoding tetratricopeptide repeat protein: MTADARIEQAQLLYERAVFGGDTDALATAELGLDAVEADTALARGRLEHARFLETRVENAHELALFERAAELYGRIGDVRGEGEALFWAGAFHQVVRDDNERALPAFLRARDLATRAGDRLTLSYVLRHLGFAEHMAGRPDSAGEHFEESTRLRRDLGFLPGVAANLITLAEFAAEQDRRDDAAALLKEADELAESTESHGVLRWVAAARERLDLP; this comes from the coding sequence ATGACTGCGGACGCGCGAATCGAGCAGGCACAACTCCTCTACGAGCGCGCCGTGTTCGGTGGCGACACCGACGCACTCGCCACCGCCGAGCTGGGACTCGACGCGGTCGAGGCGGACACGGCCCTGGCCCGTGGCCGCCTGGAACACGCCCGATTCCTGGAGACCCGGGTCGAGAACGCCCACGAACTCGCACTCTTCGAGCGCGCTGCGGAACTGTACGGGCGGATCGGCGACGTACGGGGCGAAGGCGAGGCGCTGTTCTGGGCCGGCGCCTTCCACCAGGTGGTCCGCGACGACAACGAGCGCGCTCTCCCCGCCTTCCTGCGGGCCCGCGATCTCGCCACCCGGGCCGGTGACCGGCTGACCCTGTCCTACGTCCTGCGCCACCTCGGCTTCGCCGAGCACATGGCCGGACGTCCGGACTCGGCGGGAGAACACTTCGAGGAGTCCACCCGCCTCCGCCGGGACCTGGGTTTCCTGCCGGGAGTCGCGGCCAATCTGATCACCCTCGCCGAGTTCGCCGCCGAGCAGGACCGGCGGGACGACGCGGCGGCACTGCTCAAGGAGGCCGACGAGTTGGCCGAGTCCACGGAATCCCACGGCGTGCTGCGCTGGGTGGCGGCAGCACGCGAGAGGCTCGACCTGCCGTAG
- a CDS encoding HAD domain-containing protein, translating to MSRPLLFLDVDGPLNPYAAQPERRPEGYTTIRVTLTPGRPLRVWLHPGHGRALLDLGYDLCWATTWMDAANQHIAPVIGLPTLPYVDFTGALFAVRPEGVHWKTERIVAYAAGRPFAWIDDEQSPADDGYVAEHHPAPALLHHVDPRRGLLAGDFTALREFAAGLPG from the coding sequence GTGAGCCGACCGCTGCTGTTCCTCGATGTCGACGGCCCGCTGAACCCGTACGCCGCCCAGCCGGAACGCCGGCCCGAGGGCTACACGACGATCCGGGTGACGCTGACCCCCGGCAGGCCCCTGCGCGTCTGGCTCCATCCCGGGCACGGCCGCGCCCTTCTGGACCTGGGCTACGACCTGTGCTGGGCGACCACCTGGATGGACGCCGCCAACCAGCACATCGCGCCGGTCATCGGCCTGCCCACCCTCCCCTATGTCGACTTCACCGGCGCCCTGTTCGCCGTGAGGCCGGAGGGTGTGCACTGGAAGACGGAACGGATCGTGGCGTACGCGGCCGGCCGGCCCTTCGCGTGGATCGACGACGAACAGTCCCCGGCCGACGACGGCTACGTGGCCGAACACCACCCCGCTCCCGCGCTCCTGCACCACGTCGACCCCCGACGGGGCCTGCTCGCAGGGGACTTCACGGCGCTGAGGGAGTTCGCGGCGGGACTGCCCGGGTGA
- the dapA gene encoding 4-hydroxy-tetrahydrodipicolinate synthase: protein MTHTARTPAPAAAVPLFGRALCAMVTPFTEAGALDLDGAGRLADRLVSEGCDGLVLSGTTGESPTTTDAEKSALVRAVREAVGDRASILAGVGTADTRHTVELARAAEKAGADGLLAVTPYYSRPPQDAVEAHFREVADATGLPLALYDIPGRTGTRIEPDTLIRLAGHPRIVAVKDCAYDLLGTQKVLAHTELAYYTGCDEYVLALRAIGGTGYVSTVANAAPGAFRAILDAFDSGDTAGAARLQRRVIPLVEAMMAAGLPGAVTAKALLGRLGLPAGPVRAPLRSAGRETADGLLRVYEEVAAGEG, encoded by the coding sequence ATGACGCACACCGCTCGCACCCCGGCCCCGGCCGCGGCCGTCCCTCTCTTCGGCCGTGCGCTCTGCGCGATGGTCACGCCCTTCACGGAAGCAGGCGCGCTCGACCTCGACGGGGCGGGGCGGCTCGCCGACCGGCTGGTCAGCGAGGGGTGCGACGGTCTGGTCCTGTCCGGCACCACAGGCGAGTCCCCGACCACGACGGACGCGGAGAAGTCCGCGCTCGTACGGGCCGTGCGGGAGGCGGTCGGCGACCGCGCGTCGATTCTCGCGGGCGTCGGCACCGCCGACACACGGCACACCGTGGAGCTCGCCCGTGCGGCCGAAAAGGCAGGCGCGGACGGCCTGTTGGCCGTCACTCCCTACTACAGCAGGCCGCCGCAGGACGCCGTCGAGGCCCATTTCCGCGAGGTCGCCGACGCCACCGGACTGCCGCTCGCCCTCTACGACATCCCGGGCCGCACCGGCACCCGTATCGAGCCCGACACCCTGATCCGGCTCGCCGGGCACCCTCGGATCGTCGCGGTCAAGGACTGCGCGTACGACCTGCTCGGCACCCAGAAGGTGCTGGCACACACGGAGTTGGCGTACTACACCGGGTGCGACGAGTACGTGCTCGCGCTGCGGGCGATCGGCGGGACGGGTTACGTCAGCACGGTGGCGAACGCCGCGCCCGGCGCGTTCCGCGCGATCCTCGACGCGTTCGACTCCGGTGACACCGCAGGGGCGGCCCGCCTCCAGCGCCGGGTGATCCCACTGGTCGAGGCGATGATGGCGGCGGGTCTGCCCGGCGCGGTCACGGCGAAGGCACTGCTCGGCCGGCTCGGCCTGCCCGCGGGCCCGGTCCGCGCGCCGCTGCGGTCCGCCGGCCGGGAGACGGCCGACGGACTGCTGCGGGTGTACGAGGAGGTGGCGGCCGGTGAAGGCTGA
- a CDS encoding ArsR/SmtB family transcription factor: MLDVTVIEDAEAAAVSLDPIRARLLAELAAGPASAAMLAGKVGLPRQKVNYHLKTLERHGLVELAGERRKGNVTERLMRATAASYVISPLALAAVQPDPDRFRDQLSARWLLALGARLVRDVGSLITGATRARKRLATFALDGEVTFATAADRAAFIEELTQGVGALVRKYHDGHAEGGRPHRIVVAVHPTVKPESAQEAAGAAVLPDTPLPDTAPVTAAPAAPLPPAQG; the protein is encoded by the coding sequence ATGTTGGATGTGACCGTGATCGAGGACGCGGAGGCCGCCGCCGTCTCGCTGGACCCGATACGGGCCCGGTTGCTGGCCGAGCTGGCCGCCGGACCCGCGTCGGCCGCCATGCTGGCCGGAAAGGTCGGGCTGCCGCGGCAGAAGGTGAACTACCACCTGAAGACGCTGGAGCGGCACGGCCTGGTGGAGCTGGCGGGCGAGCGCCGGAAGGGCAACGTCACCGAGCGGCTGATGCGCGCGACCGCGGCGTCGTACGTCATCTCGCCGCTCGCGCTCGCCGCCGTGCAGCCCGATCCGGACCGGTTCCGGGACCAGCTCTCGGCCCGCTGGCTGCTCGCGCTCGGCGCCCGGCTGGTCCGGGACGTCGGGTCGCTGATCACCGGCGCGACCAGGGCCCGCAAGCGGCTCGCCACGTTCGCGCTCGACGGCGAGGTGACCTTCGCGACCGCGGCCGACCGTGCCGCGTTCATCGAGGAGCTGACGCAGGGCGTCGGCGCGCTCGTCCGCAAGTACCACGACGGGCACGCGGAGGGCGGGCGGCCCCACCGGATCGTCGTCGCCGTCCATCCGACGGTCAAACCGGAGTCCGCCCAGGAGGCCGCCGGGGCGGCCGTGCTCCCCGACACCCCCCTCCCCGACACCGCGCCCGTCACGGCCGCGCCCGCCGCCCCGCTCCCGCCCGCCCAGGGCTGA
- a CDS encoding SRPBCC family protein, producing MSKEFEIAREFEVDATPEQMWDAITSGTGGWLWPMEFEPRRGGTGPFGSTLTNWDPPHRLTSRVEDVQGISQQTLNQIDETIEPRDDGRRSWMRYVHSGIFVEDWDNQYDGASRHTDFYLHTLREYVTHFAGRPVAFATFDGPEASMASDAFTTVGRALGLGDDTEAGARVRARGPEGRLLDAVVDFRNPYFIGLRTADQLLRFFGRNHWGAPVGISVHDFAADADAKRDETAWRGWLNGAFAA from the coding sequence ATGTCCAAGGAATTCGAGATCGCCCGCGAGTTCGAGGTCGACGCCACCCCGGAACAGATGTGGGACGCCATCACCAGCGGCACCGGCGGCTGGCTGTGGCCGATGGAGTTCGAGCCGCGCCGGGGCGGCACCGGCCCCTTCGGTTCCACCCTCACCAACTGGGACCCGCCGCACCGCCTGACCAGCAGGGTCGAGGACGTCCAGGGCATCTCCCAGCAGACCCTCAACCAGATCGACGAGACCATCGAGCCGCGCGACGACGGCCGCCGGTCCTGGATGCGTTACGTGCACAGCGGCATCTTCGTCGAGGACTGGGACAACCAGTACGACGGGGCGAGCCGGCACACGGACTTCTATCTGCACACCCTGCGCGAGTACGTGACGCACTTCGCGGGCCGCCCGGTCGCCTTCGCCACCTTCGACGGACCCGAGGCCTCCATGGCGTCCGACGCCTTCACCACGGTGGGCCGGGCGCTCGGACTGGGCGACGACACCGAGGCGGGGGCGCGCGTACGGGCACGGGGACCCGAGGGCCGGCTCCTCGACGCCGTGGTCGACTTCCGCAACCCGTACTTCATCGGCCTGCGCACCGCGGACCAGTTGCTGCGCTTCTTCGGACGCAACCACTGGGGTGCCCCCGTCGGCATCAGCGTCCACGACTTCGCGGCCGACGCCGATGCCAAGCGCGACGAGACCGCCTGGCGAGGCTGGCTGAACGGCGCGTTCGCGGCCTGA